One Aegilops tauschii subsp. strangulata cultivar AL8/78 chromosome 2, Aet v6.0, whole genome shotgun sequence genomic window, TTTTGGACAGGGTTGACAGACGGAAACTTATTATGTACGTCCTTTGTCTCAAAATTCTTGttttagatttgtctagatatggatgtatctaatactaaaacatGACATTATACATTTGTATTTAAACAAATCTAAGATAAGAATTTTGGGAGGAGGAAGTATTTGTTTGGAGTGCAGGAGTCGGCGTTGGAATCCGGGCGTTCATTGATACTGACACTATTATGTTGAACTTTAGGCCGAAGCTGAGTCGTAAAAGTACTACCGCACCCTGAAGCTCTGCCGGGATGACGCGAGACTCTGGCGCGCGCGGCTTCCAGCAAGTCTCCGCAGTGCGTGCGAGTTGCGACGGCTGGCTCTCCTGACATGCTTCGGTGAGGAGGCCGCAGTCACGGATCTTCGTGTAACCTGCTTCCTCCCCTGGTTTGCCTTCTCTGTATATGCAAGTGTTTGGACTCTACTTTCGATTCGGATTAGAGCGACAGGCACGATCGGAGACGAGACTCGGTGTAACACATCGACCCAATCGCTACAAATATCACCAACAACAAGGTTCGATTCTCGTTTCTAGTGCTACTTGTGCTTGCCACCGCTCGTAATCGACCGAGAGACACGGACGCGCGGTATGTCGACAACCGCCGGCAGCACCCAGTCGTCGTCATCGCCGCAGTGGTCTGACCTGCCAGACGACCTCCTCGGGCTGGTCCACCTCAGGCTTGCCTGCCCGCGCGATCGTGTGCGCGTCGCCGCCGTTTGCAAGGGGTGGCGAGCCGCCGCGTCGCTGCTCCCGCGGCCGCCGGGCCGCCCGCTTCTGCTCGTGTCGTTGCGGCGTGTCCGATGCAACGGGACGAAGCGGCTGTGCGGCCCCGACGACAGCTGGGTTGTGCGCGTTCCAGACAAGGCAGAAGACAAGTGGTTCCTGGGCTCACACGAAGGCGGCTGGGTCGCTGCAGTCGACTGGAGCAAGCTCGTCATCGTGAATCTCTTCTCTGGTGCGGAGGTGGAGGCCAGCCCATCTCTAGACGTAGATGACATCGGAACAACCAGCCTTCGAAAAATCATCTTCTCCGAAGCCCCCACCTCTAGCAGCTGCATCCTTGCAGCCATAGCTTATCAGCGGTATCACATTGCACTGTGTAAAGTTGGCCGCCACCAGAGCGGGTGGACCGTAAAAAGTTTGGGCGAAAAGTTCATTGTAGACATCGCATTCTGCAAAGGTGAGCTATATGGTCTTGTATATCCTAACGAGGAGCTGATCAAGTTCAAAATTGACATGAAGGCAGAGGGCACGCCGGTCATCACATCCTGCCACCCGCTGGCCATCGAAAGGCGCCACGGTCCCCAGGTATATGAGGCCCATCTCATCGAGCTACACGGCAAGCCATCCATGGCAATAGATCGTTGGTGGTTGCCGAACCGAGAGTCCTTCTTCAAGATTTTTACACTTGTCGACACCGATAACGACAAGGCTTACAAGTACAAGTGGGCAGAAGTACTTAATTTTGGTGACCACGCCTTGTTCTTAGGGGTGAATTGGTCTAAGGCTGTGCACGTGACGGCAGATGGGCATCATGGTTTGGAGAGAAATCATGTCTACTACTCCGAAGAAAACTTATCACCAACAAAGAAGTTGCCCGATGATGTGGTGTACCTTGTTACAATTGACAACGACGGGCAAATGTACTGTAGGGAAGACCAAAGTGTTGGTGATGGGGTCGAGAGGACAGGATATTACGTGACGAGTCGTAAACATCGTCCCATGTGGGTTTGCCCTACATTGTTGTAGCTAATGTATTAATTAGTCTGATGGGCATATATACCACAAAAGATGTTACATTGCTTTACCCTCGTAATTCATGTGTGTGTGAGGATGGTGTACGAAAAGGAAAATTCCACGGTGACAGCATGTAGTGGCAGATCTCCAGCCATCCAGTACGTTTCCAAGTTTGATGCTATGGATTTGTGTATAAGTTGCATTATATACATCTGAAATACCTCTGTCCATTCTGACGCATATGCTTTGTGTCGAAAGTCGATGAAGACGAATGAACCACCTGTGTCATCAATCGCAACATGTGCAACCCCACGGTGGGCGTCAACTATTGTGGTGTGAATTCTGATAGTAAGAGAGGCGAGGAAAGAGGCCTGATGATTCAAGATGtagggggtgagggagtcctgaattagggggtccccggacgtccgggctatgtgacgtgggccggattcatgggccgtgaagatacaagatggaaggcattcccccgtgtccggatgggactctccttggcgtggaaggcaagcttggcgttcggatatgaagattcctttctctgtaaactgactctgtataaccctagtcccctccggtgtctatataaaccggggggTTTAGTCCGtggaggcaatcataatcatataggctagacgtctagggtttagccattacgatctcgaggtagatcaactcttgtaatctctatactcatcaaaatcaatcaagcaggaagtatggtattacctgcattaagagggctcgaacctgggtaaacatcgtgtccctgtctcctgttaccttcgaccctaagacgcacagctcgggaccccctacctgagatccgccggttttgacaccgacattgatgctttcat contains:
- the LOC109771933 gene encoding putative F-box protein At3g25750, giving the protein MSTTAGSTQSSSSPQWSDLPDDLLGLVHLRLACPRDRVRVAAVCKGWRAAASLLPRPPGRPLLLVSLRRVRCNGTKRLCGPDDSWVVRVPDKAEDKWFLGSHEGGWVAAVDWSKLVIVNLFSGAEVEASPSLDVDDIGTTSLRKIIFSEAPTSSSCILAAIAYQRYHIALCKVGRHQSGWTVKSLGEKFIVDIAFCKGELYGLVYPNEELIKFKIDMKAEGTPVITSCHPLAIERRHGPQVYEAHLIELHGKPSMAIDRWWLPNRESFFKIFTLVDTDNDKAYKYKWAEVLNFGDHALFLGVNWSKAVHVTADGHHGLERNHVYYSEENLSPTKKLPDDVVYLVTIDNDGQMYCREDQSVGDGVERTGYYVTSRKHRPMWVCPTLL